A genomic region of bacterium contains the following coding sequences:
- a CDS encoding DUF362 domain-containing protein, with amino-acid sequence MTRHAAACLAAGWTASFPDRARSQATAGADIPDVAVVRGEPAKAVARAFDLLGGAGRFIGTGATVLLKPNVSFPNPERFGSTTSPAVVRAVAMLALNAGASRVIVADHTMQDSTRCFDRTGIREAVDGLDGARIIALDREVLFTETAVPGGKALSKVGIAKLIERSDVLINMPCAKSHTATQVSFGLKNLMGLIWDRTHFHTETDLDTAIAELATVIRPQLTLLDATRALVTGGPTGPGKVQELNTVIAGVNPLAVDVYAMTIAPWNNRSVGAQAVRHLAAAADIGLGVIDAASLSVVQETV; translated from the coding sequence ATGACGAGGCATGCGGCCGCCTGTCTCGCCGCCGGATGGACAGCCTCGTTTCCGGATCGTGCCCGCTCGCAGGCAACCGCCGGCGCTGACATCCCCGATGTCGCTGTCGTCAGGGGCGAACCGGCCAAGGCAGTGGCGCGTGCGTTCGACCTGCTCGGAGGAGCCGGGCGTTTTATCGGTACCGGCGCAACGGTGCTCCTCAAACCGAACGTCTCGTTCCCCAATCCCGAAAGATTCGGCAGCACCACGAGTCCCGCAGTGGTCAGAGCTGTTGCCATGCTCGCTCTCAATGCGGGCGCGAGCCGTGTGATCGTCGCCGATCACACCATGCAGGACAGTACCCGCTGTTTCGACAGGACGGGGATTCGTGAGGCAGTCGACGGCCTCGACGGCGCCAGGATAATCGCACTCGACCGCGAGGTTCTCTTCACCGAAACCGCAGTCCCCGGCGGTAAAGCCCTCTCGAAAGTCGGGATCGCAAAGCTCATCGAGCGGAGCGATGTCCTCATCAACATGCCGTGCGCCAAATCCCACACAGCCACACAGGTGAGTTTCGGTCTCAAGAACCTGATGGGGCTGATCTGGGACAGGACGCACTTTCATACGGAGACCGACCTCGATACGGCCATTGCCGAACTCGCAACGGTCATCCGGCCGCAATTGACCCTGCTGGATGCGACCCGCGCGCTCGTTACCGGCGGTCCAACGGGTCCCGGCAAGGTGCAGGAGCTCAACACCGTCATTGCCGGGGTGAATCCACTCGCGGTAGATGTTTATGCCATGACGATAGCGCCATGGAACAACCGGTCGGTCGGAGCACAGGCCGTCCGGCACCTTGCGGCAGCCGCCGATATCGGGCTGGGAGTCATCGATGCGGCCAGTCTGTCCGTGGTACAGGAGACCGTGTAA
- a CDS encoding formylglycine-generating enzyme family protein, whose protein sequence is MQANYYSLIISKVSNYIYNATIPGNIVSTTGIEYQIVVEYGGKTQTTPVYFIPVSATKSGETTTYKNITFVSIPGGTFRMGDVENYGKYSYEKPVHSVTVSSFEMSIYEVTQGQYQSVMGTIPSTSYGVGDNYPVYYVSWYDAVKFCNRLSEQMGYGKCYTESGNWDCDFSKSGFRLPTEAEWEYACRAGTETNFYTGNTISSDGQTSTDLERAGWYWYNWGQTNNKSHTVGEKEKNAFGLYDMHGNIWEWCNDWYGAYTSDNQTNPTGPTSGSYRVGRGGCWGDNAGSCRSADRRWDDPSYTNFYIGFRVVRRP, encoded by the coding sequence ATGCAAGCAAATTATTACTCACTTATTATTTCAAAGGTTTCAAATTATATATACAATGCAACTATACCCGGGAATATAGTATCAACCACCGGAATAGAATATCAGATTGTTGTTGAATATGGTGGCAAAACACAAACCACCCCTGTCTATTTCATTCCCGTTTCAGCCACCAAATCAGGCGAAACCACAACCTACAAAAACATCACTTTTGTTTCGATTCCCGGTGGTACTTTTCGCATGGGGGATGTCGAGAATTATGGCAAATATTCCTATGAAAAGCCTGTTCACTCAGTAACCGTTTCCTCGTTTGAGATGAGTATCTATGAAGTTACGCAGGGACAGTATCAGTCTGTGATGGGAACGATTCCATCTACGAGTTATGGTGTGGGTGATAATTACCCGGTGTATTATGTAAGTTGGTACGATGCGGTGAAGTTCTGCAACAGGCTGAGCGAGCAGATGGGATATGGAAAGTGTTATACCGAGAGCGGGAACTGGGACTGCGATTTCAGCAAGAGCGGATTCCGTCTGCCAACTGAAGCGGAATGGGAATATGCATGCAGAGCGGGGACGGAGACGAACTTCTATACGGGGAATACTATAAGCAGTGATGGCCAAACATCGACGGATCTTGAACGTGCGGGCTGGTATTGGTATAATTGGGGGCAGACAAATAACAAATCGCATACTGTTGGAGAAAAAGAAAAGAACGCCTTTGGTCTATACGACATGCATGGTAATATATGGGAATGGTGCAATGACTGGTATGGGGCATATACGTCTGATAACCAGACGAATCCTACGGGGCCAACTTCGGGCTCCTACCGGGTGGGACGTGGCGGTTGCTGGGGCGACAACGCCGGGTCGTGCCGGTCGGCGGACCGCCGCTGGGACGACCCGTCGTACACGAACTTCTACATCGGTTTCCGTGTTGTCCGTAGGCCGTAA
- a CDS encoding SUMF1/EgtB/PvdO family nonheme iron enzyme, whose product MAVTMYNAAEGCAQGSNRVKRGGSWNNNARNCRSANRNRNNPSNTNNNIGFRVVRNPYSNGESGHRVFLFPCGNEYYTIRRGW is encoded by the coding sequence ATGGCCGTGACGATGTATAATGCAGCAGAGGGATGCGCACAGGGCTCCAACCGGGTGAAACGTGGCGGTAGCTGGAACAACAACGCCAGGAACTGCCGGTCGGCAAACCGCAACAGGAACAACCCGTCGAACACGAACAACAACATCGGTTTCCGTGTAGTCCGTAATCCGTATTCGAATGGTGAATCCGGCCATCGCGTATTCCTGTTCCCGTGCGGGAACGAATATTACACGATCAGGCGGGGTTGGTAG
- a CDS encoding reverse transcriptase/maturase family protein — MKRKGNLFDSVIDFDNLLDAFHKAQLGKADREDVKAFRFDLNANIATLRNDIINDTLCLGSYHYFMVHDPKTRLICAANFPERVVHHALINIIGPLLDSHMISHSFACRKGKGQHKALSVTLCFSRRHPYYFQMDIRKCFDSIPHERLKKMLASRFKDEKLLRLCSRIIDSYHAAPGAGLPIGNLTSQYFANAYLDIFDHWIKESCRMKSYLRYMDDMLMFGKKDELLELRGKCGDFLATELGLILKNGGTINSVEKGIGFLGCAIFPKGIRLSKRTKKRVRTKFHRYEEMWEKGFWNSETLQQRTESLWAGLYSANSYGWRCRLAKHGRDDV; from the coding sequence ATGAAACGGAAAGGTAATCTCTTCGATTCTGTCATTGATTTCGACAATCTCCTCGATGCATTCCACAAAGCCCAACTCGGTAAAGCCGATAGAGAAGATGTCAAAGCTTTTCGGTTTGATCTGAATGCAAATATCGCCACACTTCGCAATGATATCATCAACGATACGCTATGTCTTGGTTCTTATCATTACTTCATGGTTCACGATCCCAAAACACGCTTGATCTGCGCAGCGAACTTCCCCGAGCGTGTCGTCCACCATGCGCTTATCAACATAATCGGGCCGCTTCTTGATAGCCACATGATTTCTCACAGTTTTGCCTGCCGTAAGGGGAAAGGGCAGCATAAAGCGCTTTCTGTCACGCTATGTTTCAGCAGAAGACATCCGTATTATTTTCAAATGGATATTCGCAAATGCTTTGATTCTATTCCCCATGAAAGGCTGAAGAAGATGCTCGCGAGCCGGTTCAAGGATGAAAAGCTGCTCCGTCTTTGCAGCCGGATTATTGATTCGTATCATGCGGCACCCGGTGCGGGTCTACCGATCGGCAATTTAACGAGCCAGTATTTCGCAAACGCTTATCTTGATATCTTTGACCATTGGATCAAGGAATCATGCAGGATGAAAAGCTATCTCAGATATATGGATGATATGCTCATGTTCGGCAAAAAAGATGAACTTCTGGAGCTTCGCGGGAAATGCGGTGACTTTCTCGCAACTGAGCTTGGGTTGATCCTGAAAAATGGCGGAACAATCAACAGTGTTGAAAAAGGCATCGGATTCCTGGGGTGTGCAATTTTCCCGAAAGGCATACGTTTGAGTAAGCGAACCAAAAAACGTGTCCGAACAAAGTTTCATCGCTATGAAGAAATGTGGGAGAAAGGATTCTGGAATTCTGAAACGCTTCAGCAAAGGACAGAATCGTTGTGGGCAGGATTGTATAGCGCTAATAGTTATGGCTGGCGGTGCAGGCTTGCCAAACATGGCCGTGACGATGTATAA
- a CDS encoding glutamine--tRNA ligase/YqeY domain fusion protein → MERPDTENNTGEKPGKGSDTAETAGTAAPSNFIREIINDDLKKGKNESRVHTRFPPEPNGYLHIGHAKSICLNFGLAREYRGKCNLRFDDTNPCKEEQEYVDSIIEDVRWLGFDWEDRLFYASDYFSQLYEWAIKLIKKGKAYVCDLTADQIREYRGTLTEPGKESPWRNRTIEENLELFERMRSGEFPDGSKTLRAKVDMASPNLNMRDPVMYRILHASHHRSGDTWCIYPMYDYTHGQSDSIEGITHSICTLEFEDHRPLYDWFIDEIEIFHPQQIEFARLNLSYTVMSKRKLLQLVEEELVDGWDDPRMPTICGLRRRGYTPTAIRNFAERIGVAKKESMVDMALLEFCIREDLNRNAPRVMAVLRPLRVVIENYPEGQNEELEAVNNPEDAGMGMRNVPFSRVLYIEREDFMEEPPKKFFRLAPGREVRLRYAYFIRCVGVVKDEKTGEVVELRCTYDPATRGGYAPDGRNVKATLHWVSAAHAVAAEVRLYDRLLTVENPFAGDGDFKDYLNPASLEVLTGCRLEPSLADAAPGYRCQFERLGYFVADTKDSKPGKPVFNRTVTLKDQWAKIQKTDRI, encoded by the coding sequence ATGGAAAGACCGGACACAGAAAACAACACTGGCGAGAAACCCGGAAAGGGTTCCGATACTGCCGAAACGGCGGGAACAGCCGCGCCATCCAATTTTATCCGTGAAATCATCAACGATGACCTGAAGAAGGGTAAAAACGAAAGCCGGGTTCATACACGGTTTCCGCCCGAGCCGAACGGTTACCTTCATATCGGTCATGCCAAGTCGATCTGCCTCAACTTCGGTCTGGCCCGTGAATACCGTGGGAAGTGCAACCTCCGGTTCGATGACACCAATCCCTGCAAGGAGGAGCAGGAATATGTCGATTCGATCATCGAGGATGTCCGCTGGCTCGGATTCGACTGGGAAGACCGTCTTTTCTATGCTTCGGACTATTTCAGCCAACTCTACGAATGGGCGATCAAACTGATAAAGAAGGGTAAGGCATATGTCTGCGACCTCACCGCCGACCAGATAAGGGAATATCGCGGAACCCTTACCGAGCCCGGAAAAGAGAGCCCCTGGCGCAACCGCACCATCGAGGAGAATCTCGAGCTCTTCGAACGCATGCGGAGCGGGGAGTTTCCGGACGGCTCGAAAACCCTCAGGGCAAAGGTCGACATGGCCTCGCCGAACCTGAACATGCGCGATCCGGTCATGTACCGCATTCTCCATGCTTCGCACCACCGCTCGGGCGATACCTGGTGCATCTATCCGATGTACGATTACACCCACGGGCAGTCCGACTCCATAGAGGGCATCACCCATTCGATCTGTACCCTCGAATTCGAGGATCACCGCCCGCTCTACGACTGGTTTATCGATGAGATCGAGATATTCCATCCGCAGCAGATCGAGTTCGCCCGTCTCAACCTCAGCTATACGGTCATGAGCAAGCGCAAGCTCCTTCAGCTCGTGGAGGAGGAGCTCGTGGACGGCTGGGACGATCCGAGAATGCCGACTATCTGCGGTCTGCGTCGGCGCGGGTATACTCCAACAGCGATTCGGAATTTCGCCGAACGTATCGGTGTGGCGAAGAAAGAGAGCATGGTGGATATGGCCCTCCTCGAGTTCTGCATCCGCGAGGACCTCAACAGGAATGCCCCCCGCGTGATGGCTGTTCTCCGCCCGCTCCGTGTGGTAATCGAAAATTACCCCGAAGGTCAGAACGAAGAGCTCGAAGCGGTCAACAATCCCGAGGACGCCGGCATGGGCATGCGGAATGTCCCGTTTTCGCGTGTCCTCTACATCGAACGCGAGGATTTCATGGAGGAGCCGCCAAAGAAATTCTTCCGTCTCGCCCCGGGCCGCGAGGTCCGTCTCCGCTATGCGTATTTCATCAGGTGCGTGGGCGTGGTGAAGGACGAAAAGACCGGCGAGGTGGTCGAGCTCCGCTGCACGTACGATCCGGCGACACGCGGCGGGTATGCCCCGGACGGCCGTAATGTCAAGGCGACGCTCCACTGGGTGTCGGCAGCCCATGCTGTCGCCGCCGAGGTTCGTCTCTATGACCGTCTCCTCACCGTGGAGAATCCCTTCGCCGGGGATGGCGACTTCAAGGACTACCTGAACCCGGCCTCGCTCGAGGTTCTGACCGGATGCAGGCTCGAACCCTCCCTCGCGGATGCTGCGCCGGGATATCGGTGCCAGTTCGAACGCCTCGGGTACTTCGTCGCCGATACGAAGGACTCGAAACCGGGGAAACCGGTATTCAACCGGACGGTAACGCTCAAGGATCAGTGGGCGAAGATACAAAAGACAGACAGAATATAA
- a CDS encoding DUF4838 domain-containing protein — protein MKIHSFLLFVALAALLSPGCGRENYLTYNGRSDYRIVISDKASPSTVHGANELQSFLRQMTGADIPIVGEAIPMTDHEIIIGDNSHLRQLNEQIDFAGLGDEGYVLKNHGKHLIIAGGALRGNMYGVYGLLEDHLGCRWFTPEVSRIPQYKKLGIPVLDERVVPALEYREPYIWDAKDGDWAARNRINRNTFEGGLAERHGGQIEWVPGFFVHTFERLVPKAKYYDTHPEYFSLVAGKRMKEYSQLCCTNEDVFAIVTEGVLRAFRENPQAKILALDQNDCYNYCECKKCQALTEREGSQMAPVLDLVNRVADEVKKEFPDRAIVTLAYQWTRHAPKTIRPRDNVIIRLCSIECCFTHPFDRCDSENNKLFTRDLEDWSKISNRLWVWNYTTDFSHYLLPFPNLRVRKKNLNLFVNNHVTGMFQQDTPNIPHGELSELGAYLHAKLLWNPQYDDNLAINEFLEAYYGPAAPQIRVYIDFIHDKAEKENIHMGCYEPPETALLSGNFFAFADSIWNEAEKAVSGSPEYLERVQASRLSPEYAWVARDINDKAYVVDQTNLTVGINADYMKKLDDFCAKAEKFGVKYLNESGLTTAQFKQRIADNIKTQRLSYLEPVKTGALVPGAAWKYYESGWDTTPMFGRVRPKKTGVSEQFLLPETGPTEIFGMVYEGYIEIPKDGVYSFYTFSDDGTVLYIDGNVIVDNGGRHAMQEKIGFAALRKGMHSVKLTYFNGAGGLGLDVFCKGPDMDKQRIPAPMIRHKK, from the coding sequence ATGAAAATTCACTCTTTCCTCCTTTTCGTTGCACTCGCCGCGCTGCTCTCACCGGGTTGCGGGCGGGAAAATTACCTGACGTACAACGGCAGATCGGATTACCGCATCGTGATTTCCGACAAAGCCTCGCCGTCCACCGTCCACGGGGCGAATGAGCTCCAGTCGTTCCTCCGGCAGATGACCGGAGCCGATATCCCCATCGTGGGGGAAGCCATCCCGATGACCGACCATGAAATCATCATCGGCGACAACAGCCACCTCAGGCAGCTGAACGAACAGATCGACTTTGCCGGTCTCGGCGATGAGGGCTATGTGCTGAAAAATCACGGGAAGCATCTCATCATCGCGGGCGGCGCCCTGCGCGGAAACATGTACGGCGTGTACGGACTCCTCGAGGATCATCTCGGGTGCCGCTGGTTCACTCCGGAGGTCAGCCGCATACCGCAGTACAAAAAGCTCGGGATTCCCGTCCTCGATGAGCGGGTCGTCCCGGCGCTCGAATACCGCGAGCCGTACATCTGGGATGCCAAGGACGGCGACTGGGCGGCGCGTAACCGGATCAACCGCAACACGTTCGAGGGGGGTCTCGCGGAACGTCACGGCGGCCAGATCGAATGGGTGCCGGGCTTTTTCGTCCACACCTTTGAACGGCTCGTGCCGAAAGCGAAGTATTACGATACCCACCCCGAATACTTCTCACTCGTCGCCGGCAAACGGATGAAAGAATACAGCCAGCTGTGCTGCACGAACGAGGATGTCTTCGCCATAGTCACCGAGGGTGTGCTCAGGGCATTCCGTGAAAATCCGCAGGCGAAAATCCTCGCGCTCGATCAGAACGACTGCTACAACTACTGCGAATGCAAAAAATGCCAGGCCCTCACCGAGCGTGAGGGCTCGCAGATGGCGCCCGTGCTCGACCTGGTGAACCGTGTCGCCGACGAGGTCAAAAAGGAGTTCCCCGACAGGGCAATCGTCACCCTCGCCTACCAGTGGACCCGTCACGCGCCGAAAACGATCCGTCCCCGCGACAATGTCATCATACGGCTGTGCAGCATCGAGTGCTGTTTCACCCATCCGTTCGATCGGTGCGACAGCGAGAACAATAAGCTGTTCACCCGGGACCTCGAGGACTGGTCGAAAATCTCGAACCGCCTGTGGGTGTGGAATTATACGACCGACTTCTCCCACTATCTCCTCCCCTTCCCGAACCTCCGGGTGCGCAAGAAGAACCTCAACCTGTTCGTGAACAACCACGTCACCGGCATGTTCCAGCAGGATACGCCCAATATCCCGCACGGCGAACTTTCGGAGCTCGGCGCCTATCTCCATGCGAAACTGCTGTGGAACCCGCAGTATGACGACAATCTGGCCATCAACGAGTTTCTGGAGGCGTATTACGGTCCCGCCGCGCCACAGATACGGGTCTACATAGACTTCATTCACGACAAGGCCGAAAAGGAAAACATCCACATGGGGTGCTATGAACCGCCGGAAACCGCGCTTCTCTCGGGCAACTTCTTCGCGTTCGCCGATTCGATCTGGAATGAGGCGGAAAAAGCGGTAAGCGGCAGCCCCGAATACCTCGAACGTGTGCAGGCATCACGGCTCAGTCCCGAATATGCATGGGTTGCGCGGGACATCAACGACAAGGCGTATGTGGTCGACCAGACGAACCTTACGGTCGGAATCAACGCGGATTACATGAAAAAACTCGACGATTTCTGCGCCAAAGCGGAAAAATTCGGGGTAAAGTATCTCAACGAAAGCGGCCTGACAACCGCGCAGTTCAAACAGCGCATCGCCGATAACATCAAAACACAGCGCCTATCATATCTCGAACCCGTCAAAACGGGCGCTCTTGTTCCGGGCGCGGCATGGAAATATTATGAATCGGGATGGGATACGACTCCCATGTTCGGCAGGGTCAGGCCGAAGAAAACAGGCGTTTCCGAACAGTTTCTCCTTCCGGAGACCGGCCCGACCGAGATTTTCGGCATGGTCTACGAGGGATATATCGAGATTCCGAAGGACGGCGTCTATTCATTCTACACGTTTTCCGATGATGGAACTGTGCTGTACATAGACGGGAACGTAATCGTGGACAACGGGGGACGTCACGCGATGCAGGAGAAGATAGGATTTGCGGCGCTCAGAAAGGGCATGCACAGCGTGAAACTAACCTATTTCAACGGCGCGGGCGGGCTCGGTCTCGATGTGTTCTGCAAAGGCCCGGATATGGACAAACAGCGTATTCCCGCCCCGATGATCCGGCATAAAAAATGA
- a CDS encoding DUF362 domain-containing protein, whose protein sequence is MESEGNGLSRRTFLRRTGAGVSGVFACSSVIRPQSSGAGSLSDTVPVVVVRKSSVINNAEIDQASLQIMMDAGIRTLTGIANTGKAWLSLFPGLTGTSVISIKVNCINSLLSSHPATAYCIANGLTSMTVDGKPFPPENIIIWDRTNGELRRAGYSINTGTTGVKCFGTDQSGVGYSPTTYTVAGSSQRLSSILTDQSDYLINLSVLKDHGTAGATFSLKNHFGTCNNPGSLHGGRCNPFIPALNSLAPIRSKQVVCICDALWGIISGGPGGAPQIEPRTLVMSRDPVAHDYVCLQILSDYGWKTGHADHITTAAGTPYSLGVNDPAGIDRITVDEPTVDVAEEPPGPVIPRAVRLFQNYPNPFNGQTAISYRLFQPCRVRLEVFTIQGTLVRRLVDEHQSSGYYRVSWDSRTSRGQTVSSGVYLAVLDIGGERAAIRMHFVK, encoded by the coding sequence ATGGAATCTGAAGGAAACGGATTATCGAGAAGAACATTCCTGCGAAGGACCGGTGCGGGAGTTTCCGGAGTGTTTGCCTGCTCTTCGGTCATAAGGCCGCAGTCCTCGGGCGCCGGAAGTCTTTCGGATACAGTGCCGGTCGTTGTCGTCAGGAAATCCAGTGTCATCAACAACGCCGAAATCGACCAGGCATCCCTGCAGATCATGATGGACGCCGGTATTCGCACGCTGACCGGTATCGCAAACACCGGAAAGGCATGGCTGAGCCTCTTCCCCGGACTCACCGGGACATCCGTTATCTCCATCAAGGTGAACTGCATCAACAGTCTCCTTTCCAGCCATCCCGCGACGGCGTACTGTATCGCCAACGGCCTGACAAGCATGACAGTTGACGGGAAACCGTTCCCCCCGGAGAACATCATCATATGGGACCGCACGAACGGCGAACTCCGCCGTGCGGGCTATTCGATCAATACCGGAACGACCGGTGTGAAATGCTTCGGCACTGACCAGTCGGGTGTGGGATATTCGCCGACGACCTATACCGTCGCCGGTTCGTCCCAGCGGCTGAGCTCCATCCTGACAGACCAGAGCGACTACCTTATCAATCTGAGCGTCCTGAAAGACCACGGGACCGCGGGTGCGACGTTCAGCCTCAAGAACCATTTCGGCACCTGTAACAATCCGGGTTCCCTTCACGGGGGAAGATGCAATCCGTTTATCCCGGCGCTTAACAGTCTTGCGCCGATCAGGAGTAAACAGGTCGTCTGCATCTGCGATGCGCTGTGGGGTATCATCTCCGGCGGTCCCGGCGGGGCTCCCCAGATAGAACCGCGCACCCTCGTCATGAGCAGGGACCCTGTGGCCCACGATTACGTATGCTTGCAGATACTCAGCGATTACGGATGGAAGACCGGTCATGCCGACCATATAACGACTGCGGCCGGAACGCCCTATTCGCTCGGGGTAAACGATCCGGCGGGCATCGATCGCATCACAGTCGATGAACCCACCGTCGATGTTGCCGAGGAACCGCCCGGTCCGGTCATTCCCCGCGCAGTCCGGCTCTTCCAGAACTACCCGAATCCATTCAACGGACAGACCGCGATCTCCTACCGGCTCTTTCAGCCCTGCCGTGTGCGGCTCGAAGTGTTCACAATACAGGGAACACTGGTCAGACGTCTCGTCGACGAGCACCAGAGCAGCGGGTATTACCGTGTGTCGTGGGACAGCAGGACGAGCAGGGGACAGACGGTATCGAGCGGGGTATACCTGGCAGTCCTCGATATAGGCGGCGAGCGTGCCGCCATTCGCATGCACTTCGTCAAATAA
- a CDS encoding HRDC domain-containing protein → MRYRVFTYGITPDEELIELNNFLTSRRVLSVRHELTVKDGSPYLLFIVEFIESGNAHKPPDRPPKIDYREKLSEEDFEVFSRLRDLRKEIAEREGVPVYSIFTNAQIAEMVERRVKTMTSLQDIPGIGAGKTEKYGGEFLDMCGKLLSDGDREDDETER, encoded by the coding sequence TTGCGTTATCGTGTTTTTACCTATGGAATAACGCCGGATGAAGAGCTGATCGAGCTGAATAATTTTCTGACGTCAAGGCGGGTTCTCTCCGTTCGGCACGAACTGACGGTAAAGGACGGGTCGCCGTACCTTCTCTTTATCGTGGAATTCATCGAGTCTGGTAACGCCCATAAACCGCCCGACAGACCGCCGAAGATTGATTACCGCGAGAAGCTCTCAGAGGAGGATTTTGAGGTGTTCAGCCGCCTGCGAGACCTGCGTAAGGAAATCGCTGAACGCGAGGGTGTGCCGGTTTACTCCATATTCACCAACGCCCAGATAGCAGAAATGGTCGAACGCCGTGTGAAAACCATGACTTCCCTGCAGGATATCCCCGGCATTGGTGCGGGGAAAACCGAGAAGTACGGCGGTGAGTTTCTCGACATGTGTGGAAAGCTACTGTCGGACGGCGATCGGGAAGACGATGAAACGGAAAGGTAA
- a CDS encoding IS5 family transposase produces MIGKQKLQLSLLDSAFSARTKRSRTDKLLHDIDNYVNWDSLESICTGMYQDTNRGRPSLPIVFGLKCLILQYLYDLSDPALEDALIDRLSFQRFLGISFDKEIPDFTTIWRFRERLIKADLLNKIFKNVLKQLDKRNVILRKGTLVDATLVQAARKKNKNDQDNDESGRSSQQDHDATGTQKGGRQYYGYKGHIAADEGSNIIRRMRFTTASVHDSRELDNLICGDERSVFADKAYADDRIKRSMREHGVFYGILDKGRRGRPKLSGKQKKANKCKSRIRNAVERPFAHFKNLMGYRAVRYVNLKRNELHFMFLCLIHNIRRGLALTVYTT; encoded by the coding sequence ATGATCGGCAAGCAAAAGTTACAACTTTCTTTATTAGACAGTGCCTTCAGCGCCCGAACAAAACGAAGCCGGACTGATAAACTGCTTCACGATATTGATAATTATGTCAACTGGGATAGCCTTGAATCCATTTGCACGGGAATGTATCAGGACACAAATCGCGGAAGGCCGAGTCTTCCGATCGTATTTGGATTGAAATGCCTTATACTTCAGTATTTGTATGATCTGAGCGATCCGGCGCTTGAGGACGCCCTGATCGACCGCCTGAGTTTTCAGCGTTTTCTGGGCATCAGTTTTGATAAGGAGATACCGGATTTTACGACGATATGGCGTTTTCGAGAACGTCTTATCAAGGCTGATCTTCTGAATAAAATATTCAAAAACGTTCTGAAACAGCTTGATAAAAGGAACGTTATTCTTCGCAAGGGGACACTGGTTGATGCGACGCTTGTTCAAGCCGCTCGCAAGAAGAATAAAAATGACCAGGATAATGATGAATCCGGGCGATCTTCTCAACAAGATCATGATGCAACCGGCACACAAAAAGGTGGCAGGCAGTACTACGGTTATAAAGGGCATATCGCTGCCGACGAGGGCTCGAATATTATTCGTCGGATGCGTTTCACCACAGCCAGTGTCCATGATTCGCGGGAACTGGACAATCTGATATGTGGGGATGAGCGATCTGTCTTTGCTGACAAGGCATATGCAGATGATCGCATAAAGCGAAGCATGAGAGAGCACGGTGTTTTCTATGGTATTCTGGACAAGGGGAGACGGGGCCGTCCAAAGCTCTCCGGAAAGCAAAAGAAAGCAAACAAATGCAAGAGCCGTATTCGCAACGCGGTAGAACGACCATTCGCTCACTTTAAAAATCTTATGGGATACCGGGCTGTTCGGTATGTTAATCTTAAACGAAACGAGCTTCACTTCATGTTCCTCTGTTTGATACACAATATTCGGCGAGGTCTTGCCCTCACTGTGTATACAACGTAA